A genome region from Anastrepha obliqua isolate idAnaObli1 chromosome 4, idAnaObli1_1.0, whole genome shotgun sequence includes the following:
- the LOC129245754 gene encoding YY1-associated factor 2 has protein sequence MDHKKSPVRRQKRQSKAIEENFWDCSVCTYRNTAEAFKCRMCDVRKGTSTRKPRLNSALVAQQAATLPGASGTMPNGTKSASGSRHSAGHEKNKHKKYPARLKNVDRSTAQTREVTVNSVTVFITEYKPKPVGSRRESSEQSFSESNDSRS, from the exons ATGGATCACAAGAAATCTCCAGTAAGAAGACAGAAGCGACAATCGAAAGCGATCGAGGAAAATTTCTGGGACTGCAGCGTCTGTACGTACAGAAATACAGCTGAGGCATTTAAATGCCGAATGTGCGACGTGCGGAAAG GAACTTCCACACGCAAGCCACGCCTAAATTCAGCACTCGTCGCCCAACAAGCTGCCACCTTGCCCGGAGCATCAGGGACCATGCCCAACGGAACCAAATCTGCATCGGGTTCGCGGCACAGCGCCGGACACGAAAAGAATAAACACAAAAAGTACCCAGCCCGTTTGAAGAACGTGGACCGCTCGACGGCACAAACGCGTGAAGTCACCGTCAATTCGGTGACAGTGTTCATTACCGAATATAAACCCAAGCCAGTGGGCAGTCGACGCGAGTCCAGTGAGCAGAGTTTTAGCGAAAGCAATGATTCGCGGAGTTAA